The Streptomyces noursei ATCC 11455 sequence CTCGCCGACGATGCGGATGCCCAGGCCCGGACCGGGGAACGGCTGGCGGTGGACGATCTCGTCCGGCAGGCCCAGCTCGGAGCCGACCATCCGGACCTCGTCCTTGAACAGCTGGCGCAGCGGCTCGACGAGCTCGAACTCGATGTCGTCGGGGAGACCGCCGACGTTGTGGTGCGACTTGATGTTCGCGGTGCCGGTGCCGCCGCCGGACTCGACGATGTCCGGGTAGAGCGTGCCCTGGACCAGGAAGGCCACTTCCTCGCCCTCGGCGCCGGCCTCGGCGACCAGCTCGGCCTGGGCCTGCTCGAAGACCCGGATGAACTCCCGGCCGATGATCTTCCGCTTCTGCTCGGGGTCGGAGACCCCCTTGAGCGCGTTCAGGAAGCGCTCGGCGGCGTCGACGACCTTCAGCTGCACGCCGGTCGCCGCCACGAAGTCCTTCTCGACCTGCTCGGTCTCGCCCTTGCGCATCAGGCCGTGGTCGACGTAGACGCAGGTGAGCTGGTCGCCGATGGCCTTCTGGACCAGGGCGGCGGCCACCGCGGAGTCCACGCCGCCGGACAGCCCGCAGATCGCCCGCTTGCTGCCGACCTGCTCACGGATCGCGGCCACCTGCTCCTCGACCACGCTGGTGGTCGTCCAGGTCGGCTCGATGCCCGCGCCGCGGTAGAGGAAGTGCTCCAGGACCTGCTGGCCGTGGGTGGAGTGCAGTACCTCGGGGTGGTACTGGACGCCGTAGAGCTTCTTCTCGTCGTTCTCGAAGGCGGCGACCGGGACCAGGTCGGTGGACGCGGTGACGGTGAAGCCCTCGGGGGCGGCGGAGCAGGCGTCGCCGTGCGACATCCACACCGACTGCTCGGCGGGGGTGCCCTCGAAGAGGGTGGAGCCGGGCTTGCTGACGGTCAGCGCGGTGCGGCCGTACTCACGGGCACCGTTGTTGTCGACCGTGCCACCGAGGGTGGTGGCCATCAGCTGGAAGCCGTAGCACATGCCGAAGACCGGGACACCGGCCTCGAACAGGGCGCGGTCGAGGCTGGGGGCGCCGGCGGCGTAGACCGACGACGGACCGCCGGAGAGGATGATCGCGCTGGGGTTCTTGGCGAGCATCTCGGCCACCGGCATGGTGGACGGCACGATCTCGCTGTAGACCCGGGCCTCTCGGACCCGTCGGGCGATGAGCTGGGCGTACTGTGCGCCGAAGTCGACAACGAGGACGACGTCCGGTGCGGCGGCAGGGGGCGCTGATGGCACTTCGGCGGCCTTCCGGCGGTGTGGAGCGGGGTTGGACTTTCGATTCTAACGGGCTCATACTGAACGCCATGTTCCAGCAGTACAGCTTCGCTTTTACCTATGGCACCGGCCCGTCCGGCTGCCATGGTCGTGCTGCTTGATCGACTTACCACACGACTTCCCCAGGCGCCCCGGGCCGATGACGGTCCGGGGCGCTGGTGTTTGTCCGGGACCGTAGCGGTCGCCAGGGCTCCAGGGGCCCTCACCCCAGGAGGAACGGACATGACCACGCCGAACAACACCGCGCGGACGACGCCCGCCACCACCGTCACCGCCGCCCCGGACTCCGGTGCGCACACCCCTGCGGCGACCGAGGTGATCCGGGACGCCCGGCATCGGATCGATGATCTCGACGGGCGGATCATCGGGCTGATCCAAGAACGGATGGCCGTCTCGGCGGTCATCCAACGCGAGCGGATCGCCTCCGGCGGGCCCCGGCTGAACCTCTCCCGGGAGATGGAGGTGCTGGCGCACTACAGCGACCAGCTCGGCCGGTCGGGCACCGCGCTGGCGATGACCCTGCTGGAGCTCTCCCGGGGCCGGGTCTGAGGTCGGTGCCCCGGGCCGGACGCACGGCCGGGCTTGAGGCCGGGCGCGAGGCCGGATTCGATCGGTCCCGCGGCCCGTTTCCGGGTGGGAGCCGAGTGGGGGCCCGGCTGGAACTGAGTTCGGGTGCCCTCTCACCCGTACGGCGCGTGACCGGGCGCCGAGAGGGTTCGTTGTTCCCGGTGCCACGCCAGCCAGGCGCGGCCTGCAGGACTACGCGTAGACGCCGCCCCACGGGCGGAAAGCCGGAGCGATGAGACGCCGGCCGCTGGCAGCGGTCCGCGTCGTGGGACCTCGTTCCGGTCCGTGACCGGTCAGCAGGGGACAGCAGCCCGGTCACACCGATGGGGTGGTCGGTCCTGGGGACGCCCGGGACCGACCGCATCCGGTCGAAACGGTTGCGCCAGGTGAGGCGCATCCTGGACGATGCTTGACGAACCGCAGACCGCTTCCGGTGCGAGCCTTCACCTCGCACGCCATTGGTCCAGACCAGAGCGCGAGCGGGACACCGCGCACCACCCCGCACCGATCCGCACCACCCCGATGAGCCAGCGGCGCTACCCCCCCCCCAGCGCCGCACGTCGGTGCCGGCGCTGCCCTGACGCCGGCACCGAAAGCCAAGGGCCCCGCAGCCTCCGCGTTCCCCCCTCGCGGACGGATTCCGGGGCCCTTCGCTGTGGGCCGGTTGTGCGTTGCCCATGGGGCGACCGTGAAACGTGTGACCGGGATCACGGCGATCTTTTCAGTTGAGCGAACAACTTTTTTCGGCCAAGCGTGGTCACGTACCTGACAACGCACGGCCATACCGCGCCCCACCGCGACGGCCGGCACCCCGATGTGCCACGCCACGGCACCGTGGACCCGAGAGGTCTTCTGGATGAAGCTCCGCCGTGCCCTGACGGCCGTCGCCGCGACGGCCGTCATAGCCCCCGCCGCCCTCATGGCGGCTCCCGCCGCCCACGCGACCGGTCCCGACGCCGAGCCCAGCGCGAGCGTCACCGCGACGCCGTCCGCCCCCGGACCGGAGCGGAGCAGCACCCCCACCCCGACGGCCGAGACCCCCGCCGGCGGCGCGGAGGCCACCTCGGGCGGTGAGACCCCGCCCGGCGGCGAGGGCGGCGCCACGCCGTCGGCCTCGGCCACCCCGGGCGGCACCAGCACGCCGACCCCCACCGCCGGGCCCACCGCGTCGGCCACCCCGACCGCGCCGGGCACCCCGTCGGCCACCCCCTCCGACGAGCCCGAGTGCACCATCGACGACGCGTCCCTCGACGTCACCGTGGCGAACCTGCCCTCGAAGCTGGTCGCCGGCGGCGACTGGTCGCGGTTCACCATCAAGCTGGCGAACACCACCGACAAGAAGCTCGACGAGGTCTACCCATTCGTCCTCGCGGTGCCGCCGAAGGACGGCGCGGACCGCCCCGGGGCCTCGCTGCACCTGGAGTACCAGGACCCGAACACCGGCAGGTGGACCGCGTTCGGCGAGTGGTCCGACGGCGACTACTTCGGCTGGTTCGCGCTGGAAGCGCACCGGACCGCCGAGTTGACGATGCGGATCCGCGCCGACGAGAGCGCCCCGCCCGGTGACGGGTTCGCACTGGTCGCGGGCGACTACTACAACGAGGACGGGTCCTGCGGCTCGTCACAGGAGCAGTGGTACGACTTCGCGGTGCTGCCCGCCGGCAGCAGGCCCGGCGAGGTCCCGCCGGCCGAGCCCGGCAAGCCGGGCAACAAGCCGGGCCCGCAGGGCGACGTCAGGCCGGTCGCCACCGGCAGGCCCGGGAAGGACCTGGACAGGCTGCCGGTGACCGGCAACCTCGCCGCGACCGGTTCCTCGTCGGCACTGCCGACGATCGGCCTGGTGGGCGGCGTGGCGATGGCCGTCGGCGCCGGGGCGGTCTTCGCCGTCCGGCGGCGCGGGGCGACCGGCGGCACGGGCGCGTGACGCGCCGCGGAGCGCATGAGGCGTACTGCCCGACGCGCACCGCACCGTAGGACGGGCGGAGGGTCGCCCCGCGGGGCGCGGCTCTCCGCCCGTCCGCGGCTACTCCTTGGGCGGGACCGAAGGGACCGGCAGGAACGGCAGTTTGAGCGCGCCGAAGGCCGATGCCGGGACGGCCGGGCGGACCGGCTCGACCGGCGCCACCCGCACGTACGGCCGCCCGGGGGCCGGACGGGGGTCCGCCTCTCCCTTGTTGGGCCACAGGGACATGGCGCGCTCGGCCTGGGCGGTGATCGTCAGGGAGGGGTTGACGCCGAGGTTGGCGGAGACCGCGGACCCGTCGACGACCGAGATGCCCGGGTGGCCGTAGAGGCGGTGGTAGGCGTCGATGACGCCGTGGTCGGCGTCCGCGCCGATGGGGCAGCCGCCGAGGAAGTGCGCGGTCAGCGGGGTGCCCATCAGCTCGCCGACGTTGCTGCCCGCGAAGCCGTTGATCTCCTGGGCGAGCAGGGTGGCGGCCTCGGTGGCCTCGGGGATCTGGTCGGGGTTGGGGGCGCCGTGGCCCTGCCGGGCGGTGAGCAGGCCCTTCCCCAGGCCGCGCGGTTTGCGGTACGTGGTCAGGGAGTTGTCCAGGGACTGCATCACCAGGCCGATGATGGTGCGCTCGGACCAGCGGCGGTTGGAGAGTGAGCGGAGCGCCAGCACCGGGTGGCGGACCATGTTGCCGGCCCAGCCCAGGACCCGGCCGGCCGGCCGGTACGGGACCTGAAGGATCGTCAGGCCGCCCATGGAGTTGGAGCCCTTGCCGTAGCGGACCGGCTCGATGTGGGTGTTCTCGTCGGGATGGATGGACGAGGTGATCGCCACGCCCTTGGTGAAGTCGACCCGGTCGGCGCCGTGCCGTTGGCGGTAGCGGCGGCTGGTGGTCTGGGCGCCCACCAGCGCCTCGGAGTTGGTGCGGGTCAGCGCGCCGAGGCGGTCGGAGAGGTACGGCAGCAGCCCGCTGTCCTTCATGCGGTGCAGCAGCGTCTGGGTGCCGTAGGTGCCGGCGGCCAGCACCACCCGCCGGGCGGTGAAGGTCCGCCCACCCGTCTCCCGACCACCACTCCTCACCGAGGCTCCCCCAGACTTCGTCCGGGGGGACCCCCATCGCGCCGCCCCTCCTCGTCGGCCCTTCTTCTTGTTGTCGGTGGGCAGCGTCCTGACCGCGAAGCCGCCTCGGGAGTCCTCGGTGAGCGTGACGACCGAGGTCATCGGGTGGATCACCGCGCCGGCCTTCTCGGCGAGGTGGAGGTAGTTCTCGGTGAGGGTGTTCTTGGCGCCGTGCCGGCAGCCGGTCATGCACTCGCCGCATTCGGTGCACGCCCGGCGGGACGGGCCCGCGCCGCCGAAGTACGGGTCGGGGACCTCCTCGCCCGGCCTCGCCCGGGCCGAGCCGGCGGCGTCCTCGCCGTCCCCGAAGAACACCCCGACCGGCGCCATGTGGAAGGAGTCGCCGACGCCCATGGCCTGCGCGGTCGCCTTCAGGTGGACGTCCGACGGGGTCATCGTCGGGTTGAGCCGGACCCCGAGCATCCGCCGGGCCTGGTCGTAGTACGGCTTCAACTCCTGCTGCCAGTCGGTGATCCGGCGCCACTGGGGGTCGTCGAAGAACGCCTTCGGCGGGACGTAGAGGGTGTTGGCGTAGTTGAGCGAGCCGCCGCCCACCCCGGCGCCGGCCAGCACCATCACCTTGCCCAGCAGGTGGATGCGCTGGATGCCGTAGAGGCCGAGCGCCGGGGCCCACAGGTAGTTCCTGAGGTCCCAGGAGTTCTTCGGCAGGGTCTCGCGGGTGAACCGCCGGCCGGCTTCGAGGACGCCGACGCGGTAGCCCTTCTCGGTCAGGCGGAGGGCGGAGACGGAGCCGCCGAAGCCGGAGCCGATGACGATCACGTCGTAGTCGTAGTCGTGCTCGTACTCGTGGCCGGGGTCCTCGGCGGCGTCCTCGGGGGCGGCGCCCACGTGGCCGGTGGTCCTGTGGTCGGCTTCGGTGGACTCCCCGTCCGGGGTGGGGTGTTGAGCAGCGTTCTCCTGTGGCACCGGTACCTCCGTATCCGTATTCGGGGCTCCGCCCCGGACCCCGCTCCTCAATCGCCGGAGGGGCTGAATGTGCGGCTGCGCGCGGGCCCCGCTCCTCGATCGTCGGAGGGGCTGAATCTGCGGCTGCGCGCGGGCCCCGCCCCTCGCGCGCCCGAGGGGCTGAATGCCGTTCAGCGCAGGCGGAGGGCCTTCATCGCGCGCAGGCTGCGGGTCATGAAGGCGGCGTACTTCTCGTCGTCCATCCCGAAGGCCGGCGCCAGCGGCATCAGCCTCTGCTGGGCGACGGTCTGCGCCTCGGTGTACTTGAGGATGCCCTCGGAGCCGTGCCGGCGTCCCAGACCCGAGTCGCCCATTCCGCCCATCGGCGACTGCACGCTGCCGTAGCCGGCCGCGTACGACTCGTTGACGTTGACCGTGCCGGTGCGCAGCCGCGCCGCGATCGCCCGGCCGCGCCGGCCGTCCTTGGTCCACACGCTGGAATTCAGGCCGTAGGGCGTGGCGTTGGCGCGGGCCACCGCCTCGTCCTCGTCGCGGAAGCGGTAGATCGAGACGACCGGGCCGAAGGTCTCCTCGCCGCAGACGGCCATCGGGGACTCGACGCCGTCCAGGATGGTCGGCTCGTAGAAGAGCGGGCCGATGTCGGGGCGGGGCCGGCCGCCGGCGACCACCCGGGCGCCCTTGGCCACCGCCTCGTCGACGTGCCGGGTGACGGTCTCCAGCTGGCGCGCGCCGACCAGCGAGCCCATGTCGGCGCCGTAGGCCAGGGCGTTGCCCAGCCGCATCGCCTTCGTCCGGGCCGCGAACCGCTCGACGAAGGCGTCGGCGATGGATTCGTGGACGTAGAGGCGCTCGATGGAGATGCAGAGCTGGCCCGCGGAGGAGAAGCAGCCGCGGATGGCGCCGGCGGCGGCCTTCTCCACGTCGGCGTCGTGCAGCACCAACATGGCGTTCTTGCCGCCGAGTTCGAGGGAGACGCCGACGAGCCGGGCGGCGGCGCCCTGGGCGACCTCGCGGCCGGTGCGGGTCGAGCCGGTGAACGAGACGTAGTCGGCGTGCCGGACGACCTCCGGGCCGACGACCGGACCGTCGCCGATCACCACCTGCCAGACGTCCTCCGGGAGCCCGGCCTCGATCAGCTGCTCGCGTGCCCACAGGGCGGTCAGCGCGGTCTCCGTGTCGGGCTTCATGACGACGGCGTTGCCCGCGACGAAGGCCGGCAGGGCGTCGCCCACGGTCAGTTCGAAGGGGTAGTTCCAGGGGGCGATCTGCCCCACCACGCCGCGCGGCTGGCGGAGTTCGGTGACCTTGGTCAGCGTCGGCACGACGCCGGTGTGGCCCTTGGGACGGAGGTAGGCGGGGGCCTTGCGGCCGTAGTGGCGGGCGGCGACGGCGACCGCCTGCACCTCCTCGTGGGCGTGCAGCCGCGCCTTGCCGGTCTCCAGCTGGATCAGGTCCAGCACCTCGGCCTGGCGGCGCAGGACCAGGTCGTGGAAGCGCAGCAGGACCGCGGCGCGCTGCTTGACCGGGACCTTCGCCCAGCGCTCCTGTGCGGCGCGGGCCCGCTCGAAGGCGGTGGCGACGTCCTCGGGGGTGGACTCGGGCAGGTCCGCCAGCTTCTCCCCGGTGAACGGGGTGTGGTTGGCGGTGCTTCCCCTGCCTACCACGCACCGGGTGAGGCGGGCGGCCACCTCCGGGGGGACCACGTCCGCGGCGGTGCGGGTGCCGGCTGCGGCGAGCACGACCGGGTTGCCGCCGGAGGGCGCCTGAAGGGCGGCCGGGGGCGCCGGGGCGTCCAGGTGGGCCTCGTCGGTGGCGGAGGCGGTTCCGGTGTCCTGCGAGTCCGTCATGCGGGCGAGCGTATTCGCCCGGGACCGCTTTGTGTACCCGGGAGTAACAGGTTTTCACCCGCTTCGCACAATCGCGCCAGTATTCACTGGCCGTAAGCGGGCTGGTCTGGGGAGATGGGGCGACGGCGACGGTCCCGGCACCGCGGCCCGGCGGGCCGGGGGTGGCGGGGCGGGCCGGCGCCGCCGGGCGCTCACCGGCCGGACAGCTGGAAGGACGCGGTCGCGGTGTCGAACTGTCGCTTGGCGTCCGCGTGGGAGGCGACCGGGGAGGAGATCCAGATGTCCATCATCCTGCCGCCCTCGTTCCAGCTGAGGTCGTAGGTGTAGCGGGCGCCGGCATCCTGGGCACTGCCGTCCCAGACGAACTCCCAGCGCCCGGCCTGGAGTCCGTTGTGCGTGGTCTCGACGACCTTTCCGCCCCGGTATCCGGGATAGCTGTCGGACCCCTTGGCGTCCGCCTTGCGCATCGCCCCGATGGGCCCCTCGGGCACCGGCTTCTGCAGCTGCACCCCGATCCGGAAGCGCCTGCCCTCGGAGTAGTAGTAGACCCGCGAGTTCTCGTAGGAGCGGGTGAAGCCGGTCGGTACTGCCATGGTGAAGCCGGCCGGGTCGCGGACGATCTGGTAGCCGGACGGGGCCTGCCCGCCGTCGACCGGCCCGGCGGAGGTGGTCACCGTGGCCGTGGGGGTCGGTCCGGGCCCGCCCGGCGCGATGCCCCGCGGATCCGACGGGCCCCGGCCCGACGGCCCCTGGGCGCCCCCCTGCCCCTTCTTCCCCTTGTGGGCGGTGGCCTGTGCCGAGGCCCCGGGGTGCGCGGCGGTCAGGTCGTCGTCGATGCCGTCGCCGCCCCCGGGCGCCAGCAGGGCGACGAGGCCCGCCGCGGCGCCACCGAGGACGACCACGGCGGCGGCGACCACCAGGGGGAGGTTCTTGCGGCGGTCCGCCGGGCGGGCGGTGGCCGATGCCGGGGTGCCGGGCGCGGCGCCCCCGTGGCCGGGGACCGCGGCGAGCGCCACCGGGGGCCCGGCGAAGCCCCCGGCCCCGGGGCGCACCGCACCGCCCGGGGTGGGCAGCACCGGCGTGCCGCCGGGCCGGAAGGGGGCGCCACGGTCCCCGGCCACCGGGGCACCCGGGCGGACCGCCGCGGCCGGCGGCCGGAACGGGTCCCCCTGCGGCGGGCGGGCCCCACGGCGGACGCCGTCGCCCGGCTCCCCGAAGGGGTCGCGCCCCGGCGCCGTGACACCGCTCAGCAGCCGCTCCGTCGCGTCCATGTCCAACCGCCGCTGCGGATCGCGCTCCAGCAGCCCGCCGAGCGCCTCCGCCAACGGCCCGTCCACCGGGGGTAGTTCGATCTCCTCGTAGACCACGGCGTGCAGCACCCCGGCCATCGAGTCCCGGCGGAACGGTGTCGCCCCACTGAGGGCGGCGCACAGCAGCACCCCCAGCGACCACAGATCGGCCTCCGGGCCGGCGTCCCGCCCGGCCATCCGCTCCGGCGCGGTGTACTCGGGCGAGCCGACGAAGCCGCCGGCGTCGGTCAGCGTCGTCGCGCCCGGCACCTGGGCGATCCCGAAGTCCGTCAGCACCACCCGCTCGCCGCCGTCCTCCAGCAGCACGTTGGCCGGTTTGATGTCGCGGTGCAGCACGTCCCGGGCGTGCGCGGCGCGCAGCGCGCCCAGCAGCGCCAGGCCGATCCGGGCCGCCTCGTCCGGCGCGAGCGGCCCGGCGGAGGCCAGCAGGTCGGCCAGCGACGGGCCCTCCACTAGCTCCATCACGATCCACGGCCGCCCGTCCTGCTCGACCACGTCGTGCACCACGATCACGTTCGGGTGCTTGACCTGGGCGACCGTGCGCGCCTCCCGCATCGCCCGGTCGCGCTGCACCCGCGCCTCGGGCTCGGCCGTCATGTCGTCCAAGTGCAGTTCCTTGACGGCTACTTGGCGGCCGAGCAGTTCGTCCGTGGCCCGCCAGACCGTTCCCATGCCGCCACGGCCCAGGCGTATGCCGAGCCGATACCGATCGCCGATCAGACGGCCTTCTCCCCCGAAGATGCCCATGGCGACATCTTGCCGCACGCCCACCGGTCGCCCGGGGGCGACTCCCGCCCCAACACCCGCCCGATCACGGTCCGTTACCGCAGGTAGTCCTACAACACCGCCGCCACCTGCACCAGTTGGGAAAATGACCGGGATCCTCCTTCCCTTGTGGTCCACTGTCTGTCATGGAGGCAGTCATAGCGAGCGTCGTCGCCGTCTTCGGGACCCTGCTGGGTTCCGCCGTCACCCACCACTTCCAGAGCCGGTCCGCCGACCGCAGCGAGGGGTTCGCCCGCGCGCAGCGGCTGCGGCAGGAGCGGATCGATGCCTACTGCGCGTACGCGGGAGCGCTGCTGGACTACCGCCGGGTCCTCGTCCACAGCTGGTTCGTGCGGCACGAGGACGACCGCTGCGGCGAGGACACCCCGGAGCTGCGCGAGGAGGTGTACAAGAGCCGTTACGCGGCCCAGGAGGCCATGTTCCGGGCCCAGATGGTGAGCGACGACCCGGACGTCCTCGATCTCAGCGAGCGGATCATGGCCGAGGTGACCGAGATCCACTGGGTCGAGGACCGCGAGGCCCTCACCGAGCGGCGGGCGGCGACCCGAGCGGGCATCCGCGACTTCGTGGCGGCCACGGCCCGCCGCGTACGGTGAACGGCCCCGGCGCGCGCCCCGCCCCTCGCGCGGGGCAGGATCCACCATTTCTTGATCAACTCGCGACACACGGAGCGGAACCTCCCCCGCCCCTCCGCCCGTCCTTGACAC is a genomic window containing:
- a CDS encoding GMC oxidoreductase; translation: MGAAPEDAAEDPGHEYEHDYDYDVIVIGSGFGGSVSALRLTEKGYRVGVLEAGRRFTRETLPKNSWDLRNYLWAPALGLYGIQRIHLLGKVMVLAGAGVGGGSLNYANTLYVPPKAFFDDPQWRRITDWQQELKPYYDQARRMLGVRLNPTMTPSDVHLKATAQAMGVGDSFHMAPVGVFFGDGEDAAGSARARPGEEVPDPYFGGAGPSRRACTECGECMTGCRHGAKNTLTENYLHLAEKAGAVIHPMTSVVTLTEDSRGGFAVRTLPTDNKKKGRRGGAARWGSPRTKSGGASVRSGGRETGGRTFTARRVVLAAGTYGTQTLLHRMKDSGLLPYLSDRLGALTRTNSEALVGAQTTSRRYRQRHGADRVDFTKGVAITSSIHPDENTHIEPVRYGKGSNSMGGLTILQVPYRPAGRVLGWAGNMVRHPVLALRSLSNRRWSERTIIGLVMQSLDNSLTTYRKPRGLGKGLLTARQGHGAPNPDQIPEATEAATLLAQEINGFAGSNVGELMGTPLTAHFLGGCPIGADADHGVIDAYHRLYGHPGISVVDGSAVSANLGVNPSLTITAQAERAMSLWPNKGEADPRPAPGRPYVRVAPVEPVRPAVPASAFGALKLPFLPVPSVPPKE
- a CDS encoding serine/threonine-protein kinase; the protein is MGIFGGEGRLIGDRYRLGIRLGRGGMGTVWRATDELLGRQVAVKELHLDDMTAEPEARVQRDRAMREARTVAQVKHPNVIVVHDVVEQDGRPWIVMELVEGPSLADLLASAGPLAPDEAARIGLALLGALRAAHARDVLHRDIKPANVLLEDGGERVVLTDFGIAQVPGATTLTDAGGFVGSPEYTAPERMAGRDAGPEADLWSLGVLLCAALSGATPFRRDSMAGVLHAVVYEEIELPPVDGPLAEALGGLLERDPQRRLDMDATERLLSGVTAPGRDPFGEPGDGVRRGARPPQGDPFRPPAAAVRPGAPVAGDRGAPFRPGGTPVLPTPGGAVRPGAGGFAGPPVALAAVPGHGGAAPGTPASATARPADRRKNLPLVVAAAVVVLGGAAAGLVALLAPGGGDGIDDDLTAAHPGASAQATAHKGKKGQGGAQGPSGRGPSDPRGIAPGGPGPTPTATVTTSAGPVDGGQAPSGYQIVRDPAGFTMAVPTGFTRSYENSRVYYYSEGRRFRIGVQLQKPVPEGPIGAMRKADAKGSDSYPGYRGGKVVETTHNGLQAGRWEFVWDGSAQDAGARYTYDLSWNEGGRMMDIWISSPVASHADAKRQFDTATASFQLSGR
- the guaA gene encoding glutamine-hydrolyzing GMP synthase; amino-acid sequence: MPSAPPAAAPDVVLVVDFGAQYAQLIARRVREARVYSEIVPSTMPVAEMLAKNPSAIILSGGPSSVYAAGAPSLDRALFEAGVPVFGMCYGFQLMATTLGGTVDNNGAREYGRTALTVSKPGSTLFEGTPAEQSVWMSHGDACSAAPEGFTVTASTDLVPVAAFENDEKKLYGVQYHPEVLHSTHGQQVLEHFLYRGAGIEPTWTTTSVVEEQVAAIREQVGSKRAICGLSGGVDSAVAAALVQKAIGDQLTCVYVDHGLMRKGETEQVEKDFVAATGVQLKVVDAAERFLNALKGVSDPEQKRKIIGREFIRVFEQAQAELVAEAGAEGEEVAFLVQGTLYPDIVESGGGTGTANIKSHHNVGGLPDDIEFELVEPLRQLFKDEVRMVGSELGLPDEIVHRQPFPGPGLGIRIVGEVTQERLDLLREADAIAREELTAAGLDREIWQCPVVLLADVRSVGVQGDGRTYGHPIVLRPVSSEDAMTADWTRMPYEALARISTRITNEVADVNRVVLDVTSKPPGTIEWE
- a CDS encoding cell wall protein; the encoded protein is MKLRRALTAVAATAVIAPAALMAAPAAHATGPDAEPSASVTATPSAPGPERSSTPTPTAETPAGGAEATSGGETPPGGEGGATPSASATPGGTSTPTPTAGPTASATPTAPGTPSATPSDEPECTIDDASLDVTVANLPSKLVAGGDWSRFTIKLANTTDKKLDEVYPFVLAVPPKDGADRPGASLHLEYQDPNTGRWTAFGEWSDGDYFGWFALEAHRTAELTMRIRADESAPPGDGFALVAGDYYNEDGSCGSSQEQWYDFAVLPAGSRPGEVPPAEPGKPGNKPGPQGDVRPVATGRPGKDLDRLPVTGNLAATGSSSALPTIGLVGGVAMAVGAGAVFAVRRRGATGGTGA
- a CDS encoding chorismate mutase, with amino-acid sequence MTTPNNTARTTPATTVTAAPDSGAHTPAATEVIRDARHRIDDLDGRIIGLIQERMAVSAVIQRERIASGGPRLNLSREMEVLAHYSDQLGRSGTALAMTLLELSRGRV
- a CDS encoding succinic semialdehyde dehydrogenase; translated protein: MTDSQDTGTASATDEAHLDAPAPPAALQAPSGGNPVVLAAAGTRTAADVVPPEVAARLTRCVVGRGSTANHTPFTGEKLADLPESTPEDVATAFERARAAQERWAKVPVKQRAAVLLRFHDLVLRRQAEVLDLIQLETGKARLHAHEEVQAVAVAARHYGRKAPAYLRPKGHTGVVPTLTKVTELRQPRGVVGQIAPWNYPFELTVGDALPAFVAGNAVVMKPDTETALTALWAREQLIEAGLPEDVWQVVIGDGPVVGPEVVRHADYVSFTGSTRTGREVAQGAAARLVGVSLELGGKNAMLVLHDADVEKAAAGAIRGCFSSAGQLCISIERLYVHESIADAFVERFAARTKAMRLGNALAYGADMGSLVGARQLETVTRHVDEAVAKGARVVAGGRPRPDIGPLFYEPTILDGVESPMAVCGEETFGPVVSIYRFRDEDEAVARANATPYGLNSSVWTKDGRRGRAIAARLRTGTVNVNESYAAGYGSVQSPMGGMGDSGLGRRHGSEGILKYTEAQTVAQQRLMPLAPAFGMDDEKYAAFMTRSLRAMKALRLR